The genomic region TCATCTATTTCAAGGTTACTATTTTTATAAGCCTTTATCCATTGAAGATTTCCTGGAATTAGCCGGGAGCTTCAACGAGGATTTAGCCCAGGAGGAGTACAATGGTTGAGTCACTTATTGAACAAAAGACCCTGGAGCAGGTTGAATTCATACACAGGCTGGTGGCTGTTCATAAACAGGTTTTACGGACAGAGGCCATTATAAATAAAAAAATTCCTTCAAATGTTATCAGGGAAAGTGCACAGGATCATTTAATCAGACAAGGGATATTAAATAAGAAGATGTTATATGGACAGCAATTTTTAATGTATCACCCACCAGGAGTTGTTTATATTACACTTACTTGACAATGGGATGAACAGGTAAATCCTTTCATTACACTTAAGGGGACGAAGATTATGCAAAAGATTATTTCTAAAGGGAAGACAATTGATGACGCTGTACGTACAGGATTGCATACATTGAATGTAAAAAAACAGGATGTGCATATTGAAATTATTCAGCCGGAAACAAACGGCTTCTTTGGCATAGGAAAGAAAAACGCCGTCGTGAAGCTGACTTATCAGAATAAATCTGCAGAAATAAAACAAATGGACCAAATAGCTGGATGGATGAATACTCTCCATGGTTCTTCTGAAAAGACTCAGGACGGAATGGAGATACCTGGCGAACATTCAACGATACAAAAAGAAAAGACTTATAAGGGAAAGGCGTGGGTGAAAAACGGTCAGCTTCAGGTGAATAACTCTCCATTTCATTTTCCAACCGTAAAAATAGGAAAAGGCATTGAAATCAGTAGAAACGGTTCCAATGTTAAGGATCATCATGCGATTCTTTCTGAACTTGATGATATACAAGTAATTTTTGAAGAGTCGAGTGAAACCAAAACTGAATGGAGGATAACGGTTAGCTCCAACAACCTTAGAGTTATGCTGGAGGTGAAACCGGGATACCGTATTAAACGGCATCTTAAAGATCATGACCCGGCAGAACATATTGAGCTTACTTTAGAAGAGATTAAGATGGTCGAGAATCATCTATCGGTTCAGGATATCTTAATGAGATTAGAGGAATTGAATATCCATTATGGATGGAAACAGGATGTGATTATGAAGGCTGTGAACACAACCAAACAGGGAACATTTGAAATTGCAGCAGGGAGAGATGCTGTAGCTGGAATGGATGGATGGTTAGAATTAACCGTAGATACAGATACGAAAAACAGCCTTACAGAAGATGAAAATGGAGACATCGATTTTCGCGACTCCACACTGATTCCGACCGTAAAAGAAGGAGATGTTATTGGGATGATACATCCTCCTTTACCGGGAAGGACTGGAATTAGTGTAACGAATGAACCCGTACAACCGAAGCCGGTTAAGCCTGTTCAAGTTAAAACAGGAAAAGGTATCATTGAAGTCGATCAAAGGCTGGTTGCTACCGAAGCAGGAAGGCCGTTCGTTGAAAAGCGCGGAAATTTTGTCAAAGCCTACGTGGCACCTAAACTGGTTCATCGGGCTAATGTAGATTTATCCTCAGGTAATATTCACTTTAATGGAGATGTAGAAGTGGTCGGTCAAGTCGAGGATCATATGCTTGTTGAAGCAGGTGGGGATATTTATATTCATGAAAATGTCCATAATGCCAACGTAACAACGACCAATTCTATCGTCCTGTTCGGAACGGCCACTGGTTCCAATCTGTCTGCAGGTAAGAATAATATGATTATCGCAGAATTAGGTCATATCCTTGGAAAATTGAATCCACAAATGAATAAAATGATCAGAGCCATTCAGCAGCTCAAAAATATTCCGGCATTCAGGACGTATGATACCGAAAGTTCAGGCATACAGCCTCTGATCCACTTGTTGCTGGAAAACCGTTTCAAGAACTTTTCTTCCCTTATTCATAAATACCGCACCGTTGTTCAGAATGGCGGGGAATACTTGGATCATCAGGAATGGAAGACGATTTCCAGATCTCTTCATCAAATTTTTCTATCCTTATCCAACAAGGTTATTGGAATGGAGCAATTATGGACACTCTCAAAGAAAATGAAGGAACTGCATGAATTTACCCAGACCCCTGTGGAACCTGATGCTTACATTACGTTATCCGATGCGAGCAATAGCAGTCTTTATTGCAGTGGGAATATTAATTTGCTGGGTAAGGGATGTGTGAACACGAAAATTCATGCAGGGGGAAAGCTTTTTGTAACCGGAGCTGTTCGTGGTGGTCACGTATATGGGGGACTTGGTGCAAAGCTGAATGAGACAGGATCTGAAAGTGGTACAAAAACGATAATCTCTGTACCTTTTGATCAACGGATACAGATAAAGGATGCAAAGGTAGGCACCGTATTAAAAATAGGTACATTTACACATGTTTTACAGGAGGATAGTAAAAATATAGATGCCTGCCTGTACGAGGACGAGATTATGTTTGCCTAACACATCCATAATATGGATCGGATGGTAAACATTTATCCCATATAAAACGAGCTTTAAAGTAGTAAATGGAGTCTGGTTATGTCATAATCTTTCTTTGTATATAGAGAGATTCCATAAAATTGAGGAGATGCAAGAATGATTACAAATCTGAAAAATGCTAAATACTTAGATGTTATTTTTAATAGTATTTCGGATATGGTCTTTTTAGTGTCGGTTGGTAAGGATCAGTCCTACCGTTACGTAACCGTGAACCAGCAGGTCATGGATCTGCTTAAGTTTCCAGAAGATTACAATGGTAAAAGAATAGAGGAAATCATGCCTGAATCATCAGCAGAAAAGATTATAGGGAAATATAAGGAAGCTATACAGAAACAGGTAACCATATCCTACGAAACACCGTTGGACTTTCCGTTAGACGGTAACAAGGCTGAAGTCAGGCAGGGGTGGGTAGAGTCGAATGTTACCCCAATCTTTAACGAGGAAGGGCATTGTGAACACGTCATTGCCATCACCCGGGAGGTGACCAACAGAAAAAATCGGGAAAGAGAACTACGCCGAACGAAGGAAGAACTGGAAAAGGTTTTTAATCATGTAGCAGATGCGGTATTTATGTTTGATGAGAACGGGGATTATCTGGCTGTGAATCCGGCTTTTACAACCATGTTTGGGTGGACAAGAGATGATGTTTTTTATAATCCCGAAGCGACTATTATTCCTGAAAACCAGAAGGCGGAACTGGATAAGCTTTTCCGACGCTTAAAGCAGGGGGAGGTTATTGAGGCCCATCGTTCCCAGAGAAAAACCAAGGACGGCAGTGTCATCGAAGTCCTGTCCTCCTATTCTCCTATCATGGAAGACGGTACGATGATTGGAGGAGTAGCCGTTTATAAAGATGTGGCAAAGATTACTGAATTAAAGGATCAGCTGAAAGAATCGGAAAACCGGTACCAGATGATTGTGGAACATTCCAATGATATGATAAGAGTTGTTAATCGTGACGGCTACATTCAATATGCTTCCCCTGCCCATCAGGATATTTTAGGGATTCACCCTGACTTTTTTGCGGGGAAATCCTATCTATCCTTTATTCACCTTGAGGATATGGCTAAAGTACAAAATGCTTTTTCAATGATTATCGAAAATAAGGAAAGTATTAAGTTTGAATATCGCCGTTTGAATAAGGATGGAGAGTATGTCTGGGTTGATACGCATGGGGGACCTGTTCTCAGTGCCTCTGGAGAAGTTGAACAGGTTGTGTTTATTTCAAGAGATATATCCAATCAGAAGGAGAAAGAAAAGGAATTAATGAATATGGCGCTGTTTGATGAATTGACAGGACTGCCAAATCGCACCTTTTTCCAGCATCAGGTTGAAATTGCGATGAATACAACGAAACGGAAAGGGACAGTTGCAGCTATTCTCATGTTAGACAGTGACAACTTTAAAGTGATCAACGATAAATACGGACATGATGCAGGGGATAAAGTGATTAAAGAGGTTGCCAGACGGGTACAGAATTCGGTCCGTGACACGGATACGGTTTCGAGAATGGGTGGAGATGAATTCCAGGTCGTTCTTCCAGACCTTGAAGATAAAGAGGACGCAATAAGAGTCAGTGAACGTATTCGGAAAGAAATGAAGCAGCCTTTTGAGGTATCTGCCAGTGGAGATACGATTACTTCAACAGTGAGTATCGGAATTTCCTATTATCAGGGAGAGGGCAAATCGTATGAGAAACTCCTCAAGGAAGCAGATAACGCCCTTTACCAATCAAAGGAATCAGGCAGAAATCAATGGGCCGTTTATCATGCATAAACGACCCGTATACTCCTGATAAGTTCAACTAACCATAAGCGGAGGATGGAGATCCCACCGATGGAGGTTTCACTTTATGAAAAAGAATGCTGAATAAATTTAAGCAAAAAATCTTTCTGAACTGAATAGATAATGCGATACGGTCAGTTTCCCCATATCAACGGGGCTGGCTT from Virgibacillus sp. MSP4-1 harbors:
- a CDS encoding bifunctional diguanylate cyclase/phosphodiesterase — translated: MITNLKNAKYLDVIFNSISDMVFLVSVGKDQSYRYVTVNQQVMDLLKFPEDYNGKRIEEIMPESSAEKIIGKYKEAIQKQVTISYETPLDFPLDGNKAEVRQGWVESNVTPIFNEEGHCEHVIAITREVTNRKNRERELRRTKEELEKVFNHVADAVFMFDENGDYLAVNPAFTTMFGWTRDDVFYNPEATIIPENQKAELDKLFRRLKQGEVIEAHRSQRKTKDGSVIEVLSSYSPIMEDGTMIGGVAVYKDVAKITELKDQLKESENRYQMIVEHSNDMIRVVNRDGYIQYASPAHQDILGIHPDFFAGKSYLSFIHLEDMAKVQNAFSMIIENKESIKFEYRRLNKDGEYVWVDTHGGPVLSASGEVEQVVFISRDISNQKEKEKELMNMALFDELTGLPNRTFFQHQVEIAMNTTKRKGTVAAILMLDSDNFKVINDKYGHDAGDKVIKEVARRVQNSVRDTDTVSRMGGDEFQVVLPDLEDKEDAIRVSERIRKEMKQPFEVSASGDTITSTVSIGISYYQGEGKSYEKLLKEADNALYQSKESGRNQWAVYHA
- a CDS encoding FapA family protein, translated to MQKIISKGKTIDDAVRTGLHTLNVKKQDVHIEIIQPETNGFFGIGKKNAVVKLTYQNKSAEIKQMDQIAGWMNTLHGSSEKTQDGMEIPGEHSTIQKEKTYKGKAWVKNGQLQVNNSPFHFPTVKIGKGIEISRNGSNVKDHHAILSELDDIQVIFEESSETKTEWRITVSSNNLRVMLEVKPGYRIKRHLKDHDPAEHIELTLEEIKMVENHLSVQDILMRLEELNIHYGWKQDVIMKAVNTTKQGTFEIAAGRDAVAGMDGWLELTVDTDTKNSLTEDENGDIDFRDSTLIPTVKEGDVIGMIHPPLPGRTGISVTNEPVQPKPVKPVQVKTGKGIIEVDQRLVATEAGRPFVEKRGNFVKAYVAPKLVHRANVDLSSGNIHFNGDVEVVGQVEDHMLVEAGGDIYIHENVHNANVTTTNSIVLFGTATGSNLSAGKNNMIIAELGHILGKLNPQMNKMIRAIQQLKNIPAFRTYDTESSGIQPLIHLLLENRFKNFSSLIHKYRTVVQNGGEYLDHQEWKTISRSLHQIFLSLSNKVIGMEQLWTLSKKMKELHEFTQTPVEPDAYITLSDASNSSLYCSGNINLLGKGCVNTKIHAGGKLFVTGAVRGGHVYGGLGAKLNETGSESGTKTIISVPFDQRIQIKDAKVGTVLKIGTFTHVLQEDSKNIDACLYEDEIMFA